The following proteins come from a genomic window of Achromobacter sp. AONIH1:
- a CDS encoding LysR family transcriptional regulator — protein sequence MNRLQALRAVMETGSVTEASRRIHRTQPQISRLISALEAEVGFTLFLRQGRGLVPTQECLRFYEGTRHILAGFEEVSRIASSIRNQQDAWLRILTQPYLAYSVTPAAIAEFSRLHPRVKVSLEVRSRVEVGLWMSGQQFDLGLAALPIDFPGIRSRSFADVRLVIAMPERHRLAAKSVVTVDDIKDEPFIALRPYTLLRKHIDDLMEQRRLPLHMVMETSSGQSACQLAALGVGVALADPVLAANVPGIVLRDFEPKLTLPYGFLLPNAYAPSEQAREFARIFVRLVKETAPQRVELGECSLDGNALLP from the coding sequence ATGAACCGCCTGCAAGCCCTGCGCGCCGTGATGGAGACCGGCAGCGTGACCGAAGCCTCACGGCGCATCCACCGTACCCAGCCCCAGATCAGCCGGCTGATCTCGGCGCTGGAAGCCGAGGTCGGCTTCACGCTGTTCCTGCGCCAGGGGCGCGGCCTGGTTCCCACCCAGGAATGCCTGCGCTTCTATGAAGGCACGCGCCATATCCTGGCGGGCTTCGAAGAGGTGTCGCGTATCGCCAGCAGCATCCGCAACCAGCAGGACGCCTGGCTGCGCATCCTGACGCAGCCCTATCTGGCCTACAGCGTCACGCCCGCCGCCATCGCCGAGTTCTCGCGCCTGCATCCGCGCGTGAAGGTATCGCTGGAAGTTCGTTCGCGCGTGGAGGTCGGCCTGTGGATGTCCGGCCAGCAGTTCGACCTGGGGCTGGCGGCGCTGCCCATCGATTTTCCCGGCATCCGCTCGCGCAGTTTCGCCGACGTGCGGCTGGTCATCGCCATGCCCGAGCGCCACCGGCTGGCGGCCAAGTCCGTGGTCACGGTGGACGACATCAAGGACGAACCCTTCATCGCGCTGCGCCCTTACACGCTGCTGCGCAAGCACATCGACGACCTGATGGAGCAGCGGCGCCTGCCGCTGCACATGGTGATGGAAACCTCGTCCGGCCAATCGGCCTGCCAGCTGGCCGCACTGGGCGTGGGCGTGGCGCTGGCCGACCCGGTGCTGGCCGCCAACGTGCCCGGCATCGTGCTGCGGGATTTCGAGCCCAAGCTGACCCTGCCCTACGGGTTCCTGCTGCCCAACGCCTATGCGCCATCGGAACAGGCGCGCGAGTTCGCTCGGATCTTCGTGCGGCTGGTGAAGGAGACCGCGCCGCAGCGGGTGGAACTGGGCGAATGCAGCCTGGATGGGAACGCGCTATTGCCCTGA
- a CDS encoding aminotransferase class V-fold PLP-dependent enzyme, with protein sequence MNIQEKEVSVGSPAALFPDERNGIELLDWSNIGLAFPIKHKRAYLNNASIGALSLPVVAAVNRYMEDVRDHGRNSYPEWCRYADETIKARIGRLIGAHRDEIAFVKNTTEGLVNVANGFPWRDGDNLILPDIEYPSNVYCWMKLAARGVTIRWVKNRNGRILVDDIRKLMDDRTRLVSLSAVQFSNGFRHDLEATSNLCNERGVYLNLDAIQWAGALQLNVEMLGIHFLSVGGHKWMLAPVGTGFFYCRKSVLGVLDPPNVGYHSVDSTEDHMHYLLEYRQNAGRFEEALANFTGIWGLDAAVRIQLALTPKSIESHILELTGYAGAALQRKGWQIVSSRAQGEASGNLSFKHAGYDAQEIAVRLRNAGVDLAVRGGNLRISPTYYNDTSEIDRLVEALPS encoded by the coding sequence GTGAATATCCAAGAGAAAGAGGTATCCGTGGGCAGCCCCGCGGCGTTGTTCCCCGATGAACGCAACGGCATCGAGCTGCTCGACTGGAGCAATATCGGCCTGGCGTTCCCCATCAAGCACAAGCGCGCGTACCTGAACAACGCGTCCATCGGCGCCCTGAGCCTGCCGGTGGTGGCCGCGGTGAACCGGTACATGGAAGACGTGCGCGACCATGGACGCAATTCCTATCCCGAGTGGTGCCGCTACGCCGACGAGACCATCAAGGCCCGCATCGGCCGCCTGATCGGCGCGCATCGCGACGAGATCGCCTTCGTCAAGAACACCACCGAGGGCCTGGTCAACGTCGCTAATGGTTTTCCCTGGCGCGACGGCGACAACCTGATCCTGCCCGACATCGAGTACCCGTCCAACGTGTACTGCTGGATGAAGCTGGCCGCGCGCGGCGTCACCATCCGCTGGGTCAAGAACCGCAATGGTCGCATCCTGGTGGACGACATCCGCAAGCTCATGGACGACCGCACGCGGCTGGTGTCGCTCAGCGCCGTGCAGTTCTCCAACGGTTTCCGCCACGATCTGGAGGCCACCTCCAACCTGTGCAACGAGCGCGGCGTATACCTGAACCTGGACGCGATCCAGTGGGCCGGCGCCTTGCAGCTGAACGTGGAAATGCTGGGCATCCACTTCCTGTCGGTCGGCGGCCACAAATGGATGCTGGCGCCGGTGGGCACCGGCTTCTTCTATTGCCGCAAGAGCGTGCTGGGTGTGCTGGATCCTCCCAACGTGGGCTATCACAGCGTCGACAGCACCGAGGACCATATGCATTACCTGCTCGAATACCGCCAGAACGCGGGCCGTTTCGAGGAGGCGCTGGCGAATTTCACCGGCATCTGGGGCCTGGACGCCGCCGTCCGCATCCAGCTGGCGCTGACGCCCAAGAGCATCGAATCGCACATTCTGGAGCTGACAGGCTATGCTGGCGCCGCGCTGCAACGCAAGGGCTGGCAGATCGTCAGCTCGCGGGCGCAGGGCGAGGCCTCGGGGAACCTGTCGTTCAAGCATGCTGGCTATGACGCGCAGGAAATCGCCGTCCGCCTGCGCAACGCCGGGGTGGACCTGGCGGTGCGCGGCGGCAATCTGCGCATCTCGCCCACGTACTACAACGACACCAGTGAAATCGACCGCCTGGTCGAAGCCCTGCCGTCCTGA